From the genome of Candidatus Wallbacteria bacterium, one region includes:
- a CDS encoding M6 family metalloprotease domain-containing protein, whose translation MRFLLILFLLEFSVLIFADILPAPPKPDVYPEFYHSELSSRRAPLRIPDHAPKMGAFTSQDPQTGECVILVVPFGFTDKPMTDTINQDLNQKETRFVAYYEAVSHGKLQVTFVNAPIVTSSHTYDWYAADSVSNTDDYNGNIYELAREAIDKLKAQSYSFNQSLLDKNNDGILDHLMVVHSGNAQEATRNAGDIWSNRWEIQNPSGPHGEIISTGFKAQNYTMQAQSSPVGILCHEFGHDLGLPDLYDTANGNSVVGRWCLMDGGSWNGISTNDGSSPAYLSAWCRYFLGWCDLTDISAYAGNFSLTPIESTTDPVIRAAINGTEYFLLENRQLTGFDSGIPGSGALVWHVDEQILTTQWESGINNNSSHYGVSVVEADWTSGSHLGMGGDEGTAADAFPGSLNKTVFNTTLPSSGANSSSFYALTSYVSLSSIQTSGSSINFTNNYSGPKAIARITLNPASASVNAGASYSLGLVTVTARYSDTTTASVTGTWSIKSGSGRLSGSTYTAAATTETALLTCSYKEAASGYTKTADFSIAAAQGKQLSSITLNPASVTIELSCNLSSIEVTAHYSDSSTAKVTSVSWTKKSDGNAVTGGAYTPSSPGTSMLVCSYTESSLTKTAELTVVALKHLTAVTLSATQITVETATFDLGGITVNAHYTDSSTAAVTGTWTRKSGDGSVNGAVYTAPQLGGSAVLLCSYSEGSFTATAELSLTALSSLVPVSMQLTPAELTLNEYTEYSLKNILAVAGFSNGSTAEIIPTWSILTGTGTLESGIFTAPAWSGETTLCAAFNGHDASVTAELAVSTVFTGGIMSRQFSIRNGWNLISLGLTPCRASIEVIFDQTAQMKYVMAFFRNPPDQGNEGFRTYMNIEGLRDFSTLITLDGYHGYWVYATSDCSLTADGTAISETVELQLGTGWNLIGYWLSASNSLPTVELQTNTVIDCVFNQNPISGKSRYIMGFYRDTADGGNEGFRTFMNNSALTFSTLKNLDPLMGYWFYMENAGKLNYGYRAP comes from the coding sequence ATGAGATTCCTGCTAATCCTGTTCCTGCTTGAATTTTCCGTCTTGATTTTTGCCGATATTCTGCCTGCTCCACCCAAACCTGACGTTTACCCAGAATTCTACCACAGTGAATTGAGCTCCAGGCGTGCGCCGCTGAGAATTCCTGACCATGCCCCGAAAATGGGAGCCTTCACATCCCAGGACCCGCAGACAGGCGAATGCGTGATCCTGGTGGTGCCTTTCGGATTTACGGACAAACCTATGACAGATACAATCAACCAGGATCTGAATCAGAAAGAAACCAGGTTTGTGGCTTACTATGAAGCTGTTTCTCACGGCAAGCTGCAGGTCACATTTGTGAACGCTCCGATAGTTACTTCATCCCACACGTATGACTGGTATGCTGCGGACAGCGTCAGCAATACCGACGATTATAACGGCAATATCTATGAACTGGCCAGAGAGGCTATCGATAAACTCAAGGCACAAAGTTACAGCTTCAATCAAAGTCTGCTGGATAAAAACAATGACGGGATACTGGACCATCTGATGGTCGTGCATTCAGGCAATGCCCAGGAAGCCACCAGGAATGCCGGCGACATCTGGTCCAACCGCTGGGAAATCCAGAATCCAAGCGGGCCGCATGGGGAGATAATTTCTACGGGTTTCAAAGCCCAGAATTACACCATGCAGGCGCAAAGCTCTCCGGTCGGAATCCTCTGCCATGAATTCGGGCATGACCTGGGCCTGCCTGACCTGTATGACACAGCCAACGGAAATTCAGTTGTCGGCAGATGGTGCCTGATGGACGGAGGATCCTGGAACGGAATAAGTACCAATGACGGCAGCAGTCCGGCCTATCTCAGCGCCTGGTGCAGGTATTTCCTGGGCTGGTGCGACCTGACAGACATCAGCGCTTATGCCGGGAATTTCTCGCTGACTCCGATCGAATCAACGACAGATCCTGTGATCAGGGCAGCGATCAATGGAACTGAATATTTCCTGCTGGAAAACAGGCAGCTGACAGGTTTCGACTCAGGCATCCCTGGAAGCGGAGCGCTTGTCTGGCATGTGGACGAGCAGATCCTGACAACGCAGTGGGAGAGCGGGATCAATAACAACTCAAGCCATTACGGCGTCTCTGTCGTGGAAGCTGACTGGACCAGCGGAAGCCACCTTGGAATGGGCGGGGACGAAGGCACTGCAGCCGACGCATTCCCAGGCAGCCTCAATAAAACAGTTTTCAACACTACGCTGCCCAGCTCCGGTGCCAACAGCTCTTCATTCTACGCCCTCACATCATACGTCTCGCTCAGTTCCATCCAGACGAGCGGTTCAAGCATCAATTTCACCAACAATTACAGCGGTCCCAAAGCCATAGCGCGGATCACTCTGAATCCAGCCAGTGCCAGTGTAAATGCCGGTGCATCCTATAGTCTAGGCTTAGTCACAGTGACAGCCAGATATTCAGACACTACCACAGCCAGTGTGACTGGAACCTGGAGCATCAAATCCGGCAGCGGAAGGCTCTCCGGCAGCACTTATACTGCCGCAGCCACCACTGAAACCGCTCTGCTCACCTGTTCCTACAAGGAAGCAGCAAGCGGATACACGAAAACCGCTGATTTCAGCATTGCTGCTGCTCAGGGGAAACAGCTCTCTTCGATCACTCTCAATCCAGCTTCAGTGACCATCGAATTATCCTGCAATCTTAGCAGCATTGAAGTGACAGCCCATTATTCAGACAGTTCCACCGCCAAAGTCACCAGTGTTTCCTGGACTAAAAAAAGCGACGGCAATGCAGTCACAGGCGGCGCTTACACTCCTTCCTCTCCAGGCACGAGCATGCTGGTCTGCTCTTACACCGAATCCTCGCTGACCAAAACAGCGGAACTCACAGTAGTGGCACTGAAGCATCTTACTGCGGTCACACTTTCTGCGACCCAGATCACTGTGGAAACCGCGACTTTTGACCTTGGCGGGATCACAGTCAATGCCCATTATACGGACAGTTCGACCGCGGCAGTGACAGGGACCTGGACCAGAAAAAGTGGAGACGGCAGCGTGAATGGGGCCGTTTACACTGCTCCGCAGCTTGGCGGGAGCGCAGTGCTTCTCTGCTCTTATTCAGAAGGTTCATTTACTGCGACCGCTGAACTCAGCCTGACTGCTCTTTCATCGCTCGTGCCTGTCTCTATGCAGCTGACCCCGGCAGAGCTGACTTTAAATGAATATACTGAATATTCTCTTAAAAACATCTTGGCTGTGGCAGGCTTCAGCAATGGGAGCACTGCAGAAATCATCCCCACCTGGAGCATCCTGACCGGCACTGGAACACTGGAATCCGGCATTTTCACAGCTCCGGCCTGGAGCGGGGAAACTACGCTCTGTGCTGCATTTAACGGGCACGACGCTTCTGTCACTGCAGAACTTGCGGTCTCTACGGTTTTTACAGGCGGGATCATGAGCAGGCAGTTTTCCATCAGAAACGGCTGGAATCTGATTTCCCTCGGCCTTACTCCCTGCAGAGCTTCGATCGAGGTGATCTTTGATCAGACAGCTCAGATGAAATATGTGATGGCTTTTTTCCGGAATCCGCCGGACCAGGGCAATGAAGGATTCAGGACTTACATGAACATCGAAGGCTTGCGGGATTTTTCCACTCTCATCACCCTGGATGGTTATCATGGCTACTGGGTGTACGCGACTTCAGACTGCAGCCTGACCGCAGACGGCACTGCAATTTCAGAGACAGTGGAATTGCAGCTCGGCACAGGCTGGAATCTGATCGGCTACTGGCTCTCAGCTTCAAACAGCCTGCCTACTGTCGAACTGCAGACAAATACTGTGATCGACTGCGTCTTCAATCAGAATCCGATTTCCGGAAAAAGCAGATACATCATGGGATTTTATCGGGATACAGCTGACGGAGGGAATGAAGGTTTCCGCACTTTCATGAATAATTCAGCGCTCACTTTTTCCACTCTGAAAAACCTCGACCCTTTGATGGGATACTGGTTTTACATGGAGAACGCGGGTAAACTGAATTACGGTTACAGGGCGCCATAG
- a CDS encoding 5'-nucleotidase C-terminal domain-containing protein → MKLKIYYTGDLHWNVGSFAYIASVLKSEREKFLLLDAGDSVSTQNQGLDSIISMNLLNYDAMVLGNHELDIAPASLPGSLREAHFTIFNSNLSIGYDGGAVSRIFNLNGFRIAVLGVCFPGILSGQPEYPEYTFSDPEATLTANLPKLKAESDFLVLLSHLGFPADQQVAEAHPEIDLILGGHTHTVIKDDYYSGHTMICHSGGEGKYLGCVELEINGSGKAAARKHGLIELSAQVPDLVFREKLGQEKIRLGIEGVTEVLGESLSDFITEKYSGETAFGDFVADLIRFSLAADIVFLNASCINPILGRGTVTRELLEKIIYWDNELYSGTLPGDEIFRLFSKMISNFVEDPYFFCYFSGVRIEYTDDPICRRVFQNLERLEKAAPQSISIKCSTGDPAVLCDLCQKMESPACLRKEPYTSCSAERIAIFIDGNPLMAESFYSIVTTSFLIKGGLAHKYSSFFESYPFLKVETGMKELILKYFNQNGHLRYVKDYRLVVKKAVHEEYGR, encoded by the coding sequence ATGAAGCTTAAAATCTACTACACAGGCGATCTGCATTGGAATGTCGGCTCCTTTGCATACATCGCTTCTGTATTGAAATCAGAGCGGGAGAAATTCCTGCTGCTGGATGCCGGAGATTCCGTTTCCACCCAAAATCAGGGCCTTGATTCGATCATCTCGATGAATCTATTGAACTACGACGCCATGGTGCTTGGAAACCATGAGCTGGACATTGCGCCTGCCTCTCTTCCTGGATCGCTCAGGGAAGCGCATTTTACCATTTTCAATTCCAACCTCTCGATCGGCTATGACGGCGGTGCAGTATCCAGGATTTTCAATCTGAACGGATTCAGAATCGCGGTGCTGGGAGTCTGTTTTCCAGGCATTCTCAGCGGCCAGCCTGAATACCCTGAATATACATTTTCAGACCCTGAAGCAACACTGACAGCCAATCTTCCAAAACTGAAGGCTGAGTCTGATTTTCTAGTCCTGCTCTCGCACCTCGGTTTCCCGGCTGACCAGCAGGTCGCTGAAGCACATCCTGAAATTGACCTGATCCTCGGCGGGCATACTCATACGGTGATCAAAGATGATTATTATTCAGGCCATACCATGATCTGTCATTCAGGCGGAGAAGGAAAATATCTGGGATGCGTGGAACTGGAGATCAACGGGAGCGGTAAAGCCGCAGCCAGAAAGCACGGATTGATCGAACTGAGCGCTCAGGTGCCTGATCTGGTGTTCAGGGAAAAGCTTGGGCAGGAGAAAATCCGCCTGGGCATCGAAGGAGTTACTGAAGTGCTCGGTGAATCCCTCAGCGATTTCATCACTGAAAAATATTCAGGCGAGACTGCGTTCGGGGATTTCGTGGCAGACCTGATCAGGTTTTCTCTCGCTGCAGACATCGTGTTCCTGAATGCCTCCTGCATCAACCCGATCCTGGGCAGGGGAACAGTCACGCGCGAGCTGCTGGAAAAAATCATTTACTGGGACAATGAGCTTTATTCAGGCACTCTCCCGGGCGACGAGATCTTCCGGCTGTTTTCCAAAATGATCTCCAACTTCGTGGAAGACCCCTATTTTTTCTGCTACTTTTCCGGTGTCAGGATCGAATACACTGACGATCCCATCTGCCGCAGGGTTTTCCAGAATCTGGAGCGGCTGGAAAAAGCAGCCCCTCAGTCAATTTCAATCAAATGCTCTACCGGCGACCCCGCGGTTCTCTGCGACCTCTGCCAGAAAATGGAAAGCCCGGCCTGCCTTAGAAAGGAACCTTATACAAGCTGCTCAGCAGAGAGGATCGCAATTTTCATCGACGGGAACCCGCTGATGGCCGAGAGCTTCTACTCAATTGTCACCACCAGTTTTCTGATCAAGGGCGGGCTTGCTCATAAATATTCCTCTTTCTTTGAAAGCTATCCTTTCCTCAAGGTGGAAACCGGTATGAAAGAGTTGATATTGAAGTATTTTAATCAAAATGGTCATTTGCGCTATGTAAAGGACTACAGGCTGGTAGTGAAGAAGGCGGTACATGAGGAGTATGGCCGCTAG